Proteins from one Thermococcus sp. M36 genomic window:
- a CDS encoding ATP-dependent DNA ligase, with product MKYAELADLYRRLEKTTLKTLKTRFVADFLKKTPDDLLEIVPYLILGKVFPDWDERELGVGEKLLIKAVSMATGVPEREIENSVKDTGDLGGSVALALKKRKQRSFFSQPLTVKRVYDTFVKVAEASGERSQDRKMKYLANIFMDAQPEEGKYIARTVLGTMRTGVAEGILRDAIAEAFKVKAELVERAYMLTSDFGHVAKVAKLEGNEGLSEVKIQVGKPIRPMLAQNAASVKEALAEMGGKAAFEIKYDGARVQVHKDGSRVVIYSRRLENVTRSIPDVVSAVLESVKAEKAIIEGELVAVGEGGRPRPFQYVLRRFRRKYNIEEMIEKIPLELNLFDVLYVDGEGLIDTPFSERRKRLEGIISPGERIRLAEQLVTAKAEEAEAFYQHALELGHEGLMAKRLDSVYEPGNRGKKWLKIKPTMEDLDLVIVGAEWGEGRRAHLLGSFLVAAFDQHSGEFVPVGKVGSGFTDEDLAEFTRMLKPLIRGGEGKFVEIEPKVVIQVTYQEIQRSPKYESGFALRFPRYVALREDKSPEEADTIERVAQLYELQERFKAKR from the coding sequence ATGAAGTACGCTGAACTCGCTGACCTTTACAGGCGCCTGGAGAAGACAACCTTAAAGACCCTCAAAACACGCTTTGTCGCAGATTTCCTCAAGAAGACCCCTGATGATCTCCTGGAGATAGTCCCCTACCTCATCCTTGGCAAGGTCTTCCCTGATTGGGACGAGAGGGAACTCGGCGTCGGCGAGAAGCTCCTCATAAAGGCCGTCTCGATGGCCACCGGCGTCCCCGAGAGGGAGATAGAGAACTCCGTTAAGGACACCGGCGACTTGGGCGGGAGCGTTGCCCTCGCTCTAAAGAAGAGGAAACAGAGGAGCTTCTTCAGCCAGCCCTTAACGGTCAAGCGCGTTTACGACACCTTCGTCAAGGTCGCCGAGGCGAGCGGCGAGAGGAGCCAGGACAGGAAGATGAAATATCTGGCGAACATCTTCATGGACGCCCAGCCTGAGGAGGGGAAGTACATAGCGAGAACCGTTCTGGGCACGATGAGGACCGGCGTCGCCGAGGGGATTCTGAGGGACGCCATAGCTGAGGCATTCAAGGTCAAAGCCGAGCTCGTTGAGAGGGCCTACATGCTCACCAGCGACTTCGGCCACGTGGCAAAGGTGGCGAAGCTTGAGGGCAACGAGGGCCTCTCAGAGGTTAAAATCCAGGTGGGAAAGCCTATACGACCGATGCTCGCCCAGAACGCAGCGAGCGTTAAGGAAGCCCTGGCGGAGATGGGTGGAAAGGCGGCATTCGAGATAAAGTACGACGGTGCCCGCGTCCAGGTTCACAAGGATGGCAGCAGGGTTGTCATTTACTCTCGCAGGCTGGAGAACGTCACCAGATCCATCCCCGACGTGGTTTCGGCCGTCCTGGAGAGCGTTAAAGCGGAAAAGGCCATCATTGAGGGTGAACTCGTTGCCGTCGGCGAAGGTGGAAGGCCGAGGCCCTTCCAGTACGTCCTGAGGCGCTTCAGGAGAAAGTACAACATCGAGGAGATGATAGAGAAGATCCCCCTTGAGCTGAACCTCTTCGACGTCCTCTACGTTGACGGTGAGGGTCTGATAGACACGCCCTTCTCCGAGCGCAGGAAGAGGCTGGAGGGGATAATCTCTCCGGGGGAGCGGATAAGGCTGGCGGAGCAGCTCGTGACGGCAAAGGCCGAGGAGGCCGAGGCCTTTTACCAGCACGCCCTTGAGCTCGGCCACGAGGGGCTCATGGCCAAGAGGCTGGATTCGGTTTACGAGCCAGGAAACCGGGGCAAGAAGTGGCTCAAGATAAAGCCGACGATGGAAGATCTCGACCTAGTTATTGTCGGCGCGGAGTGGGGCGAAGGCAGGCGCGCCCATCTCCTCGGCTCCTTCCTAGTTGCGGCCTTCGACCAGCATAGTGGTGAGTTTGTCCCAGTCGGAAAGGTCGGCAGCGGCTTCACCGACGAGGATCTAGCGGAGTTCACCAGGATGCTCAAGCCGCTCATCAGGGGAGGTGAGGGCAAGTTCGTCGAGATAGAGCCCAAGGTAGTTATCCAAGTTACCTATCAGGAGATACAGAGGAGCCCGAAGTACGAGAGCGGCTTTGCTCTGCGCTTCCCGCGCTACGTGGCTTTAAGGGAGGACAAGAGCCCCGAGGAGGCGGACACCATAGAGAGGGTCGCCCAGCTCTATGAACTCCAGGAGAGGTTCAAGGCGAAGAGGTGA
- a CDS encoding Na+/H+ antiporter NhaC family protein yields MSDFGILSLLPPLVAIILAIWTKRVILALFAGVWIGGVMVSGWNPVTGTTQTLDWIVANATDDWNVKILLFDFLIGAGVGLIYKSGGAYAIGRALASKVRSSRGASLMGWLLGVLIFFDDYTNTIIVGNTMRPITDRTRVSREMLAYIDDSTAAPVAGLAIVSTWIGYEVGLIGDAFSKLNVDLASVGGAYGAWAHSVPFRFYSILAIILVFIVALTHRHYGAMLQAEMRARTEGKVLRDGAKPLMTTEIDLGMPKEGGSVHIFIWPILTLIFVTLYGMWYTGGGGEVYATDGLMGVLGNSDSALALLWGSFAMVVVAFFLVLVTRQMTIEEAEDAIIRGMKQMIIANTILLLAWSIKSATDAVGTAPYIVDLAKSAGVTGSWVPLIVFLISMFISFTTGTSWGTFSIMLPIAIPLAYGVTGYLGPEVFAAIGAVFAGGIFGDHCSPISDTTIMSSMFSGSDHIDHVTTQVPYAMTASGVGIILYLLFGLGVHSWWILLPLGLILLVGAWYFLSEWYGKKYGIPHGKVPVYVVEE; encoded by the coding sequence ATGTCGGACTTCGGTATACTGTCCCTGTTGCCGCCCCTGGTGGCCATTATACTGGCGATATGGACAAAGAGGGTTATACTGGCGCTGTTTGCAGGTGTCTGGATTGGAGGCGTCATGGTATCAGGCTGGAACCCCGTAACAGGAACCACCCAGACCCTTGACTGGATAGTAGCGAACGCCACCGACGACTGGAACGTCAAGATACTGCTGTTCGACTTCCTCATTGGAGCCGGCGTCGGGCTGATCTATAAGTCCGGCGGTGCGTATGCGATAGGCCGCGCCCTCGCGAGCAAGGTTCGCAGCAGTCGCGGCGCCTCTCTGATGGGATGGCTCCTCGGTGTGCTCATATTCTTCGACGACTACACCAACACCATCATCGTCGGTAACACTATGAGGCCCATCACCGACAGGACAAGGGTTTCGAGGGAGATGCTGGCCTACATAGACGACTCAACGGCCGCACCGGTCGCGGGTCTAGCGATAGTCTCGACGTGGATAGGCTACGAGGTCGGCCTGATAGGGGACGCCTTCAGCAAGCTGAACGTTGACCTGGCGTCTGTTGGGGGCGCCTATGGTGCGTGGGCCCACAGCGTTCCCTTCAGGTTCTACTCGATACTCGCGATAATACTCGTCTTCATCGTGGCGCTCACCCACAGGCACTATGGGGCCATGCTCCAGGCCGAGATGCGCGCCAGGACCGAGGGCAAAGTCCTGCGTGACGGTGCGAAGCCGCTCATGACCACGGAAATAGACCTCGGAATGCCCAAGGAGGGGGGAAGCGTCCACATCTTCATATGGCCCATACTGACGCTGATCTTCGTCACGCTCTACGGCATGTGGTACACCGGCGGTGGGGGCGAGGTCTACGCCACCGATGGGCTGATGGGGGTCCTCGGGAACTCCGACTCTGCACTGGCGCTCCTCTGGGGAAGCTTTGCGATGGTCGTCGTGGCCTTCTTCCTCGTGCTCGTCACCAGGCAGATGACGATTGAGGAAGCCGAGGACGCCATAATCCGCGGCATGAAGCAGATGATCATAGCCAACACCATACTCCTCCTGGCATGGAGCATCAAGAGCGCCACCGACGCCGTTGGAACCGCACCCTACATCGTCGACCTCGCCAAGAGCGCCGGCGTCACCGGGAGCTGGGTGCCGCTGATAGTGTTCCTCATCTCGATGTTCATCTCATTCACGACCGGAACGAGCTGGGGAACCTTCAGCATCATGCTGCCGATAGCGATACCCCTCGCCTACGGCGTTACCGGCTACCTCGGCCCGGAGGTCTTCGCGGCAATCGGTGCTGTCTTCGCAGGAGGAATCTTCGGCGACCACTGCTCCCCGATCAGTGATACGACAATCATGAGCTCGATGTTCAGCGGTTCCGACCACATAGACCACGTCACGACCCAGGTTCCCTACGCAATGACCGCCTCGGGCGTCGGCATAATACTCTACCTCCTCTTCGGACTCGGAGTCCACAGCTGGTGGATCCTCCTGCCGCTCGGTCTGATACTCCTGGTTGGGGCCTGGTACTTCCTCAGCGAGTGGTACGGCAAGAAGTACGGTATACCGCACGGAAAGGTCCCGGTGTACGTGGTAGAGGAGTGA
- the pyrE gene encoding orotate phosphoribosyltransferase, giving the protein MDGKGKLVEAFFSEGAILFGHFVLTSGKESDYYINVKRLSTNPNALKLIARLMAEEAQKAGISFDRVAGPELGAVPITTALALETGKPLVIVRKKPKGHGTESQIEGEVRPGDRILLVEDVTTTGGSVLRAAEVLEELGAEIAAISVVVDREEGAAEKIRGRYPFIPLVTVSELFRRLDSETGGRA; this is encoded by the coding sequence ATGGACGGCAAAGGGAAGCTCGTGGAGGCCTTCTTCTCTGAGGGGGCGATACTCTTCGGGCATTTTGTGCTCACTTCAGGAAAGGAGAGTGACTACTACATAAACGTCAAGAGGCTCAGCACGAACCCTAATGCACTCAAACTCATCGCGAGACTGATGGCGGAAGAAGCCCAAAAAGCCGGGATAAGCTTCGACCGTGTTGCCGGTCCCGAGCTTGGGGCGGTTCCCATCACGACCGCTCTGGCGCTCGAAACCGGAAAGCCCCTCGTGATAGTCAGGAAGAAGCCGAAGGGGCATGGGACAGAGAGCCAGATCGAGGGCGAGGTCAGGCCCGGCGATAGGATCCTCCTCGTCGAGGATGTCACAACGACCGGCGGTAGCGTCCTGAGGGCGGCGGAAGTTCTCGAAGAACTTGGGGCCGAGATCGCCGCCATAAGCGTCGTCGTGGACAGAGAAGAGGGGGCGGCGGAAAAAATCCGCGGGAGGTATCCTTTCATACCCCTTGTCACGGTCTCGGAGCTTTTTAGACGCCTGGATTCTGAAACCGGAGGGCGAGCTTAG
- a CDS encoding CidB/LrgB family autolysis modulator codes for MNPLGIALTLAVFYLFSELHARKRAFYTNPVLLSIMAIAAFLALSGVPYETYMESASILKFLLGPAVVSLAVPVYKGRATIKAYAREIAVGITIGGTVAILSAFYIAKFLGGSEEVLLSMAPKSVTTAIAIGISEKIGGIPSLTAVLVILTGLMGNAFAPEVLNLAGIRDRIARGLGVGVSSHGLGTARIILEDELAGAVSGLAMALNGVFTSLFLPYLIELLK; via the coding sequence ATGAACCCCCTCGGAATTGCATTAACACTTGCGGTATTCTACCTCTTCTCGGAACTCCATGCCAGGAAGAGGGCGTTCTATACCAATCCCGTCCTGCTCTCAATAATGGCCATAGCCGCTTTTCTCGCCCTGAGCGGTGTCCCCTACGAGACCTACATGGAAAGCGCATCCATACTGAAGTTCCTCCTCGGGCCCGCTGTAGTAAGCCTCGCGGTTCCGGTCTACAAAGGTAGGGCGACGATAAAGGCCTACGCGAGGGAGATAGCAGTTGGCATAACGATCGGCGGGACGGTTGCAATTCTGAGCGCGTTCTACATAGCGAAGTTCCTCGGCGGAAGCGAGGAGGTTCTCCTCAGCATGGCCCCCAAGAGCGTCACGACGGCAATAGCCATTGGGATAAGCGAGAAGATAGGTGGAATTCCCTCCCTGACGGCCGTCCTGGTGATACTCACCGGTCTGATGGGCAACGCCTTCGCTCCGGAGGTACTGAACCTCGCGGGGATAAGGGACAGAATAGCGAGGGGCCTTGGGGTCGGGGTCTCATCCCACGGTCTCGGAACCGCAAGGATAATACTGGAGGACGAGCTCGCCGGCGCCGTCAGCGGACTGGCCATGGCCCTAAACGGCGTCTTTACGTCGCTCTTTCTGCCCTACCTCATCGAACTGCTCAAGTAG
- the tes gene encoding tetraether lipid synthase Tes has translation MAESVGEVPSGEKEFGELTKRVRDIIKFPEISEEEFEEMLRTASRGYGGPLPHRTYSICPETRRVVPAVVWEKEGIVWITKRCPEGMITDVYYESVEQYNRFLKWKFDFNLMSSNVDNSGLNCPLDCGLCPRHRSHTNLLNIVLTNRCNLSCWYCFFYAKEGQPIYEPTLEQIRMMLRNAKKEHPIGANAVQLTGGEPTLREDLIEIIKIAKEEGYDHVQLNTDGIKLAFEPDLVRKIRKAGVNTLYLSYDGMTPQTNWKNHWEIPLIFENVRKAGGPGIVLVPTTIRNVNDHELGAIINFGLNHLDIVRGVNFQPISLVGRVPKKERQRFRITIPGAIKRIEEQTNGAIAMDDWYPIPIAGHIARFFEAFSGSRYYMTSHFGCGAATYVFIDRENKRVVPISRFLDVEGFVEYLESRAEEIEKWGSLGRLQKLKLGAEIFLKFKSFYDEKYAPKGVGVLELIKNAFMHGNYDALGKFHLNALFLGMMHFMDEYNYDVERVERCVIHYAMPDGRIVPFCTFNVIPELYRDKVQAQFSYTWEEWKALHPDWDYKKDKYVRTKEFVEEMKNSELYRKTYIEIEDYFGLSKE, from the coding sequence ATGGCGGAGAGCGTGGGCGAGGTGCCCAGCGGCGAAAAGGAATTCGGGGAGCTGACAAAGCGTGTCAGGGACATAATAAAGTTCCCCGAGATAAGTGAGGAAGAGTTCGAAGAAATGCTCAGAACCGCGAGCAGGGGCTACGGCGGCCCGCTACCCCACAGAACGTACTCCATATGCCCCGAGACCAGGAGGGTCGTCCCGGCCGTTGTCTGGGAGAAAGAAGGAATAGTGTGGATAACGAAGCGCTGTCCTGAGGGCATGATAACCGATGTATATTATGAGAGCGTGGAGCAGTACAATCGGTTCCTTAAGTGGAAGTTCGACTTCAACCTTATGAGTTCCAACGTTGACAACAGCGGCCTCAACTGTCCCCTCGACTGCGGCCTCTGTCCAAGGCACCGCTCGCACACAAACCTTTTGAACATAGTTCTGACAAACAGGTGCAATTTGAGCTGCTGGTATTGCTTCTTCTATGCCAAGGAGGGCCAGCCGATATACGAGCCGACCCTTGAGCAGATACGGATGATGCTCCGCAATGCGAAGAAGGAGCACCCCATCGGGGCAAACGCTGTCCAGCTCACCGGCGGCGAGCCAACCCTGAGGGAGGATCTCATCGAAATAATCAAGATCGCCAAGGAGGAAGGATACGACCACGTCCAGCTCAACACCGACGGCATAAAGCTCGCCTTCGAGCCCGATCTGGTCAGGAAGATACGTAAGGCGGGTGTAAACACTCTCTACCTGAGCTATGACGGAATGACCCCCCAGACCAACTGGAAGAACCACTGGGAGATACCGCTCATATTTGAGAACGTGAGAAAGGCCGGCGGGCCCGGAATAGTCCTCGTCCCGACCACCATAAGGAACGTCAACGACCACGAGCTCGGGGCGATAATAAACTTTGGCCTCAACCACCTCGACATCGTCCGCGGTGTAAACTTCCAGCCGATTTCCCTCGTCGGCAGAGTTCCTAAGAAGGAGCGCCAGAGGTTCAGGATAACCATACCGGGCGCGATAAAGAGGATAGAGGAGCAGACCAACGGGGCAATAGCTATGGACGACTGGTACCCGATACCGATAGCGGGACACATAGCCAGGTTCTTCGAGGCGTTCTCCGGTAGCAGGTACTACATGACCAGCCACTTCGGGTGCGGTGCTGCCACCTACGTTTTCATCGACCGTGAGAACAAGAGGGTGGTGCCCATAAGCAGGTTCCTGGATGTCGAGGGCTTCGTCGAGTACCTGGAGAGCAGGGCCGAGGAAATAGAGAAGTGGGGAAGTCTGGGGAGGCTCCAGAAGCTCAAGCTCGGCGCGGAGATATTCCTTAAATTCAAGAGCTTCTACGACGAGAAGTACGCCCCGAAGGGAGTGGGCGTCCTCGAACTCATAAAGAACGCCTTCATGCACGGCAACTACGACGCCTTAGGAAAGTTCCACCTCAACGCACTCTTCCTGGGAATGATGCACTTCATGGACGAGTACAACTACGACGTCGAGCGCGTTGAACGCTGTGTAATCCACTACGCAATGCCGGACGGAAGGATAGTGCCCTTCTGCACCTTCAACGTGATCCCGGAGCTCTACAGGGACAAGGTACAGGCACAGTTCAGCTACACCTGGGAGGAGTGGAAGGCTCTGCACCCGGACTGGGACTACAAGAAGGATAAATACGTCAGAACCAAGGAGTTCGTCGAAGAGATGAAGAACAGCGAGCTCTACAGGAAGACCTACATTGAGATCGAGGACTACTTCGGCCTCTCAAAGGAGTGA
- a CDS encoding Tfx family DNA-binding protein, with amino-acid sequence MPPKSFLTEQQIRILRLRAKGLKQSEIAELLGTSRANISILERRALDKIEKARNTLLIWEQINSKISVEVKKGEDIFTVPERLFRKADEIKIKVPYSTAEIIAFLVEHAPVEDRLAKRDFTLFLDARDRLRISECLLEQFDEVGQKERRKDAV; translated from the coding sequence ATGCCTCCGAAGAGCTTCCTCACCGAGCAGCAGATTAGGATCCTCCGTCTTCGGGCCAAGGGGCTGAAGCAGAGCGAGATAGCGGAGCTTCTCGGCACGAGCAGGGCCAACATAAGCATCCTGGAAAGACGGGCCCTCGACAAGATAGAAAAGGCCCGGAACACCCTGCTCATATGGGAGCAGATAAACTCCAAGATCAGCGTGGAGGTGAAGAAGGGCGAGGACATATTCACTGTGCCAGAGAGACTTTTCAGAAAGGCGGACGAAATTAAAATCAAAGTCCCTTACAGCACGGCGGAAATAATAGCCTTCCTTGTGGAGCACGCTCCCGTCGAGGACAGGCTTGCGAAGAGGGACTTCACGCTGTTCCTTGACGCAAGGGACCGGCTCAGGATAAGCGAGTGCCTACTTGAGCAGTTCGATGAGGTAGGGCAGAAAGAGCGACGTAAAGACGCCGTTTAG
- a CDS encoding helix-turn-helix transcriptional regulator: MFGRRKDIVYRVLATKKKAVALQKLSAELDTPMPAVLKTVKQLESDGLVEVFYGRDKASIMVKAKTIEDYV, translated from the coding sequence ATGTTTGGCCGACGCAAGGATATAGTCTACCGGGTTTTGGCTACCAAGAAAAAGGCCGTGGCGCTTCAGAAGCTCAGCGCCGAGCTGGATACCCCCATGCCTGCTGTTCTCAAGACCGTTAAGCAGCTCGAATCCGACGGTCTTGTAGAGGTGTTCTACGGCAGGGACAAGGCCTCAATAATGGTAAAGGCCAAGACAATAGAGGACTACGTCTAA
- a CDS encoding pantoate kinase produces the protein MLVRSFVPAHITAFFVPQFHDDPLKAGSLGAGVNLDKGVNVFASIETGTLERHIHVAFNGEPVKREEARITYSVADELVPKDFSGEVEIWQYFDFPNGYGFGNSAGGALGTALALSYTFGGTWLKAAQIAHKYEVINRGGLGDVIAQLAGGMEVRVKAGGPGIGVVDNLFFEGYKVLVVPLGRLSTREVLDGDVVKAIEVEGKLALEKLLMEPRPERMMALARGFAERTGLLSGELLELARQLDKLLSNPSSMIMLGKGLFALVREKELEGAKALLADLNVPYDVAEIYTEKPRVGRWMG, from the coding sequence ATGCTGGTCAGGTCGTTCGTTCCCGCGCACATCACGGCGTTCTTCGTCCCCCAGTTTCACGATGACCCTCTCAAAGCCGGCTCCCTTGGGGCGGGCGTGAACCTTGACAAGGGCGTCAACGTCTTCGCGAGCATAGAGACGGGCACGCTTGAGAGGCACATCCACGTTGCCTTCAACGGTGAGCCTGTGAAGCGGGAGGAGGCGAGGATAACCTATTCCGTTGCCGATGAACTGGTGCCCAAAGACTTCTCCGGTGAGGTCGAGATCTGGCAGTACTTTGACTTCCCCAACGGCTACGGCTTCGGCAACAGCGCTGGAGGTGCTCTCGGGACCGCATTGGCTTTGAGCTACACCTTCGGCGGGACATGGCTGAAGGCGGCTCAGATAGCGCACAAGTATGAGGTCATCAACAGGGGCGGCCTCGGCGACGTCATAGCCCAGCTCGCCGGCGGGATGGAGGTTCGCGTTAAAGCTGGAGGCCCCGGAATAGGCGTCGTTGACAACCTGTTTTTTGAGGGATACAAAGTCCTCGTCGTCCCCCTCGGAAGGCTTTCGACCAGAGAGGTGCTTGATGGGGATGTCGTTAAAGCGATAGAGGTTGAAGGAAAGCTCGCCCTCGAAAAGCTCCTCATGGAACCGAGGCCCGAGCGCATGATGGCCCTCGCGAGAGGGTTCGCGGAGAGAACCGGCCTCCTGAGCGGTGAGCTCCTTGAGCTCGCGCGCCAGCTGGATAAACTTCTCTCGAACCCATCATCGATGATAATGCTTGGAAAGGGCCTCTTCGCGTTGGTGAGGGAAAAGGAGCTCGAGGGAGCCAAGGCACTGCTGGCCGACCTCAACGTCCCCTACGACGTGGCAGAAATCTACACGGAGAAGCCCAGGGTCGGCAGGTGGATGGGCTGA
- a CDS encoding DUF2139 domain-containing protein, with protein MLLRDYRFSPGYGPEWGSGGIFGMRYHRGTLYFTVAFEAEAHFIDVKSGEEKTYDFTLLGDTPTSGGDTYNAVETVDEYIYFGGWVHAPAVYREDRRILFNNKYSHVHVYDTEEGSVKLLWKDSIHHETDWAGEVSDIIYDPYNDRLLLAREDGHANLGVYSLDRRRGKAEPLIHEPSLKGALVHDTAFFGVGNNFTEGLREIRALDLISGKWWAFKPGKSADGRPYIKPQLGAMAGAYNRAFAFVRGGVVAGNPLMGEGFTFFRLFEFYTFYAPFRVNAINVGGGILTAFNAHHDALYRPESNDAGIGWATTNTVVGPSVLVYIAPPMVKIVGTFGARVTSIEKMGGKILVATNSAPNTGATEATPFDTGHRDIVVLDERVLQGKPAPVSFSLPLALPSRVKGMGAGTFGGIPLDGYREPRMVLYLSGDNRLTVYEYDLSLPAGDAVEETFDVKAGKNILDLSSFSGIVSFELEKEDVKGKVRIELR; from the coding sequence ATGCTCCTCAGGGACTACCGGTTTTCCCCAGGATACGGCCCGGAGTGGGGCAGCGGCGGGATATTTGGGATGCGGTACCACAGAGGGACGCTCTACTTTACGGTCGCCTTCGAGGCCGAAGCGCACTTCATAGACGTGAAGAGCGGCGAGGAGAAGACCTACGACTTCACTCTCCTCGGGGACACACCTACAAGCGGCGGTGACACATACAACGCGGTGGAGACCGTTGACGAGTACATATACTTCGGCGGCTGGGTTCACGCCCCCGCCGTCTACAGGGAAGACAGGAGGATACTCTTCAACAACAAATACTCCCACGTCCACGTCTACGACACAGAGGAGGGCTCTGTAAAGCTACTCTGGAAGGATTCCATCCACCACGAAACCGACTGGGCAGGCGAAGTTAGCGACATAATCTACGACCCCTACAACGACAGGCTCCTGCTCGCGAGGGAGGATGGGCATGCCAACCTTGGTGTCTACTCCCTCGACAGGAGGAGGGGAAAGGCTGAACCTCTGATCCACGAGCCGTCCCTGAAGGGGGCGCTCGTCCACGACACAGCGTTTTTCGGAGTCGGGAACAACTTCACCGAGGGGCTCAGGGAGATACGGGCCCTTGACCTCATCAGCGGAAAGTGGTGGGCCTTTAAGCCCGGCAAAAGTGCGGACGGCAGGCCGTACATAAAGCCGCAGCTCGGTGCCATGGCGGGCGCCTACAACAGGGCCTTTGCCTTTGTCCGCGGTGGTGTAGTGGCCGGGAACCCGCTGATGGGCGAGGGGTTCACGTTTTTCCGGCTCTTTGAGTTTTACACGTTCTACGCGCCCTTCAGGGTGAACGCGATAAACGTCGGCGGCGGCATTCTCACGGCCTTCAACGCCCACCATGATGCCCTTTACAGGCCCGAGTCGAACGATGCCGGAATAGGCTGGGCGACCACCAACACAGTCGTTGGGCCGAGCGTGCTCGTTTACATCGCCCCGCCGATGGTGAAGATAGTGGGAACCTTCGGGGCGAGGGTGACCAGCATCGAAAAGATGGGAGGGAAGATCCTGGTGGCCACCAACAGCGCCCCCAACACCGGCGCGACCGAGGCGACACCCTTTGATACTGGGCACAGGGATATAGTGGTTCTCGATGAGAGGGTACTCCAGGGGAAACCGGCCCCCGTGAGCTTCTCCCTCCCGCTAGCGCTTCCAAGCAGGGTAAAGGGCATGGGTGCGGGAACCTTCGGAGGGATCCCGCTCGACGGCTACCGCGAACCAAGGATGGTTCTCTACCTCAGCGGGGACAACAGGCTGACGGTCTATGAGTACGACCTTTCACTGCCGGCTGGGGATGCAGTAGAAGAAACCTTTGATGTCAAGGCCGGCAAGAACATTCTTGACCTGAGTTCATTCAGCGGGATCGTGAGCTTCGAGCTCGAAAAGGAAGACGTGAAAGGAAAAGTGAGGATAGAGCTCCGGTGA
- the udg gene encoding type-4 uracil-DNA glycosylase, with product MGKEELMKRLEEKIRACQKCPLGQLRTNAVPGSGSYDAKIMFVGEAPGYWEDQKGLPFVGRAGKVLDELLAEIGLTRDEVYITNIVKCRPPDNRDPADDEIKACSPYLDRQIDIIRPKVIVPLGRHSMRYILEKFGFQPEPISRIHGKTFEARTLFGRIVIMPIYHPAVALYRPALREELKKDFMRLRDIIEGR from the coding sequence ATGGGAAAAGAAGAACTGATGAAGAGACTGGAGGAGAAAATCAGGGCCTGTCAGAAGTGCCCGCTCGGCCAGCTGAGGACCAACGCCGTGCCCGGCTCAGGGAGCTACGATGCAAAAATCATGTTCGTCGGTGAAGCGCCTGGTTACTGGGAGGATCAGAAAGGCCTGCCATTCGTCGGCAGGGCGGGAAAGGTTCTCGACGAGCTTCTGGCGGAGATCGGTCTGACCAGGGACGAGGTCTACATCACCAACATCGTCAAGTGCCGCCCACCGGACAACAGGGATCCGGCAGATGATGAAATAAAGGCCTGCTCGCCCTACCTTGACAGGCAGATTGACATCATCAGGCCGAAGGTCATAGTTCCGCTCGGCAGGCACTCGATGCGCTATATCCTCGAAAAGTTCGGCTTCCAGCCCGAACCTATAAGCAGAATACACGGGAAGACCTTCGAGGCCCGCACCCTGTTCGGGAGGATTGTCATAATGCCAATCTATCATCCCGCTGTTGCCCTGTACCGCCCTGCACTGAGGGAGGAGCTGAAAAAGGACTTCATGAGGCTTCGGGATATAATAGAGGGTCGCTGA
- a CDS encoding CidA/LrgA family protein, with protein sequence MRPYRGLAIIFGFYAMGELTSSALSLPIPGSVLGMLFLLSALLGGTIKLEWVESEAELLVRNMSVMFIPPGVGIVTYLGLLRSQALPIFGALVISFAATLLVTTKTVELLRREGE encoded by the coding sequence ATGAGGCCCTACCGAGGACTGGCTATAATATTTGGATTCTATGCAATGGGCGAGCTCACCAGTTCGGCCCTAAGCCTCCCCATCCCCGGAAGCGTTCTGGGCATGCTCTTTCTGCTCTCCGCCCTTCTCGGAGGCACGATAAAGCTTGAGTGGGTCGAAAGCGAGGCAGAGCTGCTCGTGAGGAACATGAGCGTGATGTTTATCCCACCGGGGGTGGGGATAGTGACCTACCTCGGCCTGCTGAGGAGCCAGGCCCTCCCAATATTCGGGGCGCTGGTGATAAGCTTCGCCGCCACGCTGCTGGTAACGACCAAGACCGTCGAGCTCCTCAGGAGGGAAGGAGAATGA
- a CDS encoding DUF3213 domain-containing protein: protein MTVGLEKKLTKLVLRFGSIDPERAAAKQYELLKDTRVWRAFLNGYAKNGVIIFDEEAMPRGELLEKLKELEPEVVREERLTVQELIESSASWNNILGNMES, encoded by the coding sequence ATGACGGTCGGACTGGAGAAGAAGCTCACCAAGCTCGTCCTCAGGTTTGGGAGCATAGACCCCGAAAGGGCCGCCGCCAAGCAGTACGAACTCCTTAAGGACACCAGGGTGTGGCGGGCCTTCCTCAACGGATACGCCAAGAACGGCGTCATCATCTTCGACGAAGAGGCTATGCCTAGGGGAGAGCTCCTAGAGAAGCTGAAGGAGCTTGAGCCAGAGGTCGTCAGGGAGGAGAGACTAACAGTCCAGGAGCTCATCGAGTCCAGCGCGAGCTGGAACAACATCCTCGGGAACATGGAGTCGTAA